Proteins from a single region of Geothrix sp. PMB-07:
- a CDS encoding SpoIID/LytB domain-containing protein has protein sequence MKPLSVSALVVVLTPGFAAQPPLKIGIDTQATEWIVSLEGGGQICDRSGKPLLRLGPDEKLRLWWDSRGVSDPTTEYRVQVGKPHTSAEAAALMKRLKDLGEAPERVKIPDADTWRVLTGHFQEAAEAEPVLQKLQDLGFEELWVASESRTSAIRKGRALYAITDRYERKALPLTGVWLKPSGELTSLQGKGRYRGKVEIFPNAQGRLTVVNTLDLETYLRGVVPKEMGAWEFPSLEALKAQAVAARTYAVANRGKRAADGFDMGDTVADQVYGGRDGEQSLTDRAVLETEGLFATYGGRPIQALFMANCGGHTTDVGQVFGGQAPYLRAVSCYAPKPVTLPYASGVAVPLESAQPWLSWELLRLASVAIPTDWLSGERLARPATFGDLAQPVRALQQRLALEARPLNRDGNLYLGLAKAFGFQRLVEGQERPQDAAYFLPDLTTEATTQDRLLAAFLTRRGVVPASAWAASEPISLRQALQVLGRLWQELEAFTPGEGSLLLDRQVRRKRGGPEPLPLAPTLLVVEEGPDGSLRLLPKADIQVGDRLKWIPGEGGPTQVLVRRLDPDGAAWDRYNPTAHWRVEYTESDLLATVSKRIKVSGIRDLRADYNNQGRVEELTLVDTQGAAHKVHGMHIRGLLGLKDNVFRWLTVGQGANRRWIFYGRGWGHGLGMCQTGAYGMALEGATFQQILQHYYPGTNLQRVD, from the coding sequence ATGAAGCCCCTCTCCGTCTCCGCCCTCGTTGTCGTCCTCACTCCAGGCTTCGCCGCCCAGCCGCCGCTCAAGATCGGCATCGACACGCAGGCCACGGAATGGATCGTGTCCCTGGAAGGCGGTGGCCAGATCTGTGATCGCAGCGGCAAGCCCCTGCTGCGGCTGGGGCCTGATGAGAAGCTGCGCCTCTGGTGGGACAGCCGCGGCGTATCGGATCCCACCACTGAATACCGAGTACAGGTCGGCAAGCCCCACACATCGGCCGAGGCCGCCGCGCTCATGAAGCGTTTGAAGGATCTGGGCGAGGCCCCCGAGCGTGTGAAGATCCCTGACGCGGACACCTGGCGCGTGCTGACCGGCCATTTCCAGGAGGCGGCCGAGGCCGAGCCGGTGCTCCAGAAGCTTCAGGATCTCGGCTTCGAGGAACTGTGGGTGGCCTCCGAATCGCGGACCAGCGCGATCCGCAAAGGCCGGGCCCTCTACGCGATCACCGACCGCTACGAGCGCAAGGCCTTGCCCCTCACGGGTGTGTGGCTGAAGCCGAGCGGCGAACTCACCTCGCTTCAGGGCAAGGGCCGCTACCGGGGCAAGGTGGAAATCTTCCCCAATGCCCAGGGTCGCCTCACGGTGGTGAACACACTCGACCTGGAGACCTACCTGCGCGGCGTGGTGCCCAAGGAGATGGGCGCCTGGGAATTCCCCTCGCTGGAGGCCCTCAAGGCCCAGGCCGTGGCCGCTCGCACCTACGCGGTGGCCAACCGCGGCAAGCGCGCGGCCGATGGCTTCGACATGGGCGACACCGTGGCCGATCAAGTCTACGGCGGCCGGGACGGCGAACAGTCCCTCACGGACCGGGCTGTCCTGGAAACCGAGGGCCTCTTCGCCACCTACGGCGGTCGGCCCATCCAGGCCCTCTTCATGGCCAACTGCGGCGGCCATACCACGGACGTGGGTCAGGTGTTCGGCGGCCAGGCGCCCTACCTGAGGGCCGTCTCCTGCTACGCCCCCAAACCCGTGACCCTGCCCTACGCCTCGGGCGTGGCCGTTCCCCTGGAGAGCGCCCAGCCTTGGCTGAGCTGGGAACTGCTGCGGCTTGCCTCGGTCGCCATTCCCACCGACTGGCTGTCCGGTGAGCGCCTGGCGCGACCGGCCACCTTCGGCGATCTGGCCCAGCCCGTGCGCGCGCTGCAGCAACGGCTGGCTCTGGAAGCCCGCCCCCTGAATCGGGACGGAAACCTCTACCTCGGCCTGGCCAAAGCCTTCGGCTTCCAGCGCCTCGTGGAAGGCCAGGAGCGCCCCCAGGACGCCGCCTACTTCCTGCCCGACCTGACCACCGAGGCCACCACTCAGGATCGGCTGCTGGCGGCCTTCCTCACCCGCCGCGGCGTGGTGCCCGCCTCCGCCTGGGCCGCCTCCGAACCCATCTCCCTGCGTCAGGCTCTGCAGGTGCTGGGCCGCCTGTGGCAGGAACTGGAAGCCTTCACCCCGGGCGAGGGCTCCCTGCTGCTGGACCGTCAGGTGCGACGCAAGCGCGGCGGGCCGGAACCTCTGCCCCTGGCGCCCACGCTGCTGGTGGTCGAGGAAGGCCCCGATGGCAGCCTCCGCCTGCTGCCCAAGGCCGACATCCAGGTGGGCGACCGCCTCAAGTGGATTCCTGGCGAGGGCGGCCCCACCCAAGTACTGGTGCGGCGGCTGGATCCCGATGGCGCCGCCTGGGACCGCTACAACCCCACCGCCCATTGGCGGGTGGAATACACCGAATCGGATCTGCTGGCCACGGTGAGCAAGCGCATCAAGGTGTCGGGCATCCGCGATCTGCGCGCCGACTACAACAATCAGGGGCGCGTCGAGGAACTGACCTTGGTCGACACCCAGGGCGCCGCCCACAAGGTGCACGGCATGCACATCCGTGGGCTGCTGGGCCTCAAGGACAACGTCTTCCGCTGGCTCACCGTGGGTCAGGGCGCCAACCGCCGCTGGATCTTCTACGGCCGGGGCTGGGGCCATGGCCTGGGCATGTGCCAGACCGGGGCCTATGGCATGGCCCTGGAGGGCGCCACCTTCCAGCAGATCCTGCAGCACTACTACCCCGGCACAAACCTCCAGCGCGTCGACTGA
- a CDS encoding serine hydrolase domain-containing protein: MLPTFYDLASLTKPLVTAPLALAFLDLDADRRWSLGFTERETPLTVRQMLSHSSGLPPWRPYTGEPLAAQLKRAVPEHPLLRAATPGLATYSDLNFRLLAQLLELETGVPFTRLGASSGLSPAPWPQPPVPVPDAPDAEAWALATDQPLPARDPHLPHDANARAGMVGHAGFGTTAPQLLAALRHWVSEGWPERMAVGATPGEGGTRWGLGLQTVFAGGGRFGQLLSKIPLGTDIQVLEDATDLPPLPAPVLDADQGPITDWWFHLGYTGPALFYRPADRCTIALLLHRRGPRGELLDVEALRARRWAILARFVEQWGG, from the coding sequence ATGCTGCCCACGTTCTACGACCTCGCCTCGCTCACCAAACCCCTGGTGACGGCGCCCCTGGCCCTGGCCTTCCTGGACCTGGACGCAGACCGGCGCTGGTCCCTGGGTTTCACCGAGCGCGAGACACCCCTCACGGTGCGGCAGATGCTGTCCCACAGCTCCGGGCTGCCGCCCTGGCGCCCCTACACGGGTGAGCCCCTGGCCGCACAGCTGAAGCGTGCGGTTCCAGAACACCCCTTGTTGCGGGCCGCCACGCCGGGCCTCGCCACCTATTCGGATCTGAATTTCCGCCTGCTGGCCCAGCTGCTCGAATTGGAAACCGGCGTGCCCTTCACCAGGCTCGGCGCGTCGTCGGGGCTCAGCCCCGCGCCGTGGCCTCAGCCACCAGTGCCCGTGCCGGACGCTCCCGATGCAGAAGCCTGGGCCCTGGCCACGGACCAGCCCCTGCCAGCGAGGGATCCCCACCTGCCCCACGATGCCAATGCCCGGGCCGGCATGGTGGGCCATGCGGGCTTCGGCACCACGGCCCCGCAACTACTCGCCGCCCTGAGGCACTGGGTCTCCGAGGGATGGCCCGAGCGCATGGCCGTTGGCGCAACCCCGGGAGAAGGGGGCACGCGCTGGGGCCTGGGCCTCCAGACGGTTTTCGCGGGCGGGGGACGTTTCGGACAGCTGCTGTCCAAAATCCCTCTGGGCACGGACATCCAGGTTCTGGAAGATGCCACCGATCTGCCGCCGCTCCCAGCGCCAGTCCTCGACGCAGATCAGGGCCCCATCACCGACTGGTGGTTCCACCTGGGCTACACGGGACCGGCCCTGTTCTACCGTCCCGCAGACCGTTGCACCATCGCGCTGCTCCTCCACCGGCGCGGGCCTCGGGGCGAGTTGCTGGATGTGGAGGCCCTGCGGGCCCGGCGCTGGGCAATCCTGGCCCGATTCGTGGAACAATGGGGCGGATGA
- a CDS encoding M14 family zinc carboxypeptidase, which produces MRGLALILTGTSLFAGWPQTTPERTELRRTSTVADVRAFMEALRKQAPGLEPYQPKGAPRATETGKPLLAWRLKGVGKDPLRVYVNANIHAGEVEGKEAIQQVVRELLQGKHPELRRNLDLVVMPAYNADGTDAQDPSIRSYQPNPTESGVGRRENAQGLDLNRDLMKVAAPNTRWLLAMLNEFDPAAVLDLHTTNGSTHGFHLTHGPACTMGADEGLLSFNRKMLVDVREQLKAEGMPTYDYGNFVPYRPTAEKPPTAWETYDAHPRLLTNYPALRNRLAVLSESYVYRSWPDRISDTRKFVLACLGWMVEHRNEVRSQVREAQGRWTTAWAKGPVSLPLSAKLKEVERYAFDWVDPIRDDKGHLIGEKGRTRLELPSFVGFEGQDYVEVPAGYLVDPAFVPKVLPILQAHGLKVQLGASRPKNLAVLHFQESGRKLAPGAYQGVFTLELQGTWKAEATPKKQQAAWTSADLDRALYIPLDQPLGRLAFYLLDPRSSDSLAYWGAFHSALVRGDGMWGEPPRFPILAVGRSEAAAVSATPMAAPKTQE; this is translated from the coding sequence ATGCGTGGCCTTGCTCTGATCCTCACGGGGACCTCGCTCTTCGCAGGCTGGCCCCAGACCACGCCTGAACGCACGGAGCTGCGCCGCACCTCCACGGTGGCTGATGTGCGGGCCTTCATGGAGGCCCTGCGCAAACAGGCTCCAGGGCTCGAGCCCTACCAGCCCAAGGGCGCCCCCCGTGCCACGGAAACCGGCAAGCCGCTGCTGGCCTGGCGCCTCAAGGGCGTCGGCAAGGATCCCCTGCGGGTCTACGTGAATGCCAACATCCACGCAGGTGAGGTGGAGGGCAAGGAGGCCATCCAGCAGGTGGTGCGGGAGCTGTTGCAGGGCAAGCATCCCGAACTGCGGCGCAACCTCGACTTGGTGGTGATGCCCGCCTACAACGCGGACGGCACCGATGCCCAGGATCCTTCGATCCGCTCCTACCAGCCCAATCCCACCGAAAGCGGCGTGGGCCGCCGGGAGAACGCCCAAGGGTTGGATCTCAACCGCGATTTGATGAAGGTGGCGGCGCCCAACACCCGCTGGCTGCTGGCCATGCTCAACGAGTTCGATCCCGCCGCCGTGCTGGACCTCCACACCACCAATGGCAGCACCCACGGCTTCCACCTGACCCATGGCCCCGCCTGCACCATGGGCGCGGACGAGGGCCTGCTTTCCTTCAATCGGAAGATGCTGGTGGATGTGCGGGAGCAGTTGAAGGCGGAGGGCATGCCCACCTACGACTACGGCAACTTCGTGCCCTACCGCCCCACGGCGGAAAAGCCGCCCACGGCCTGGGAGACCTACGATGCCCACCCGCGCCTGTTGACCAACTATCCGGCCCTGCGCAACCGCTTGGCAGTGCTCTCCGAAAGTTATGTGTACCGCAGCTGGCCTGATCGCATTTCCGACACGCGGAAGTTCGTGTTGGCTTGTCTGGGCTGGATGGTGGAACACCGGAACGAGGTGCGCAGCCAGGTCCGCGAAGCCCAGGGTCGCTGGACCACCGCCTGGGCCAAGGGCCCGGTGTCCTTGCCACTTTCGGCGAAGCTGAAGGAGGTGGAACGCTACGCCTTCGACTGGGTGGATCCCATCCGTGACGACAAGGGGCATCTCATCGGCGAGAAGGGCCGCACGCGCCTGGAGCTTCCCAGCTTCGTGGGTTTCGAGGGTCAGGATTACGTGGAGGTGCCCGCAGGCTACCTCGTCGATCCAGCCTTCGTTCCGAAGGTGCTGCCCATTCTGCAGGCCCACGGCCTCAAGGTGCAGCTCGGGGCCTCGCGCCCAAAGAATCTCGCTGTTCTCCACTTTCAGGAATCGGGTCGCAAGCTCGCGCCCGGCGCTTACCAGGGAGTGTTTACCCTGGAGCTGCAAGGCACCTGGAAGGCCGAGGCCACGCCGAAGAAGCAGCAGGCGGCATGGACTTCCGCCGACCTGGACCGTGCCCTCTACATCCCCCTGGATCAGCCCCTGGGCCGTCTGGCCTTCTACCTGTTGGATCCCCGCAGCAGCGATAGCCTGGCCTATTGGGGAGCCTTCCATAGCGCCCTGGTGCGCGGCGATGGCATGTGGGGTGAGCCGCCGCGATTCCCGATCCTTGCGGTGGGGCGCAGCGAGGCGGCTGCCGTTTCAG
- a CDS encoding deaminase, translating into MSRAQLKDEVFMNMALELSRLGTCCRLKVGAVLLRADGGVAAAGFNGALPGMAHCTPETCKPGQRCLHTSHAEENALGFCDGPVATAYVTHEPCLTCCRALVRRGVRRVVFQHPYTSIADQERAERQGILDHFAVKWEQLGGN; encoded by the coding sequence ATGTCCCGCGCGCAGCTGAAGGATGAAGTCTTCATGAACATGGCGCTCGAACTGAGCCGCCTGGGCACCTGTTGTCGCCTGAAGGTGGGCGCGGTGCTGCTCCGTGCTGATGGGGGCGTCGCCGCAGCGGGCTTCAACGGCGCGCTGCCCGGCATGGCCCACTGCACGCCGGAGACCTGCAAGCCGGGGCAACGCTGCCTCCACACCAGCCATGCTGAGGAGAACGCGCTGGGCTTCTGCGACGGCCCCGTGGCCACGGCCTACGTCACCCACGAGCCCTGCCTCACCTGCTGCCGCGCCCTGGTGCGGCGGGGGGTGCGGCGGGTGGTGTTCCAGCATCCCTACACGAGCATCGCCGACCAGGAGCGGGCAGAGCGCCAGGGCATCCTCGATCATTTCGCCGTGAAGTGGGAACAGCTCGGCGGAAATTGA
- a CDS encoding Gfo/Idh/MocA family protein, translating to MSKLRVAVVGVGHLGQHHARIAASAPNATLTAVVDPDPVRGPEIAAKFGAPWAASLDQVLGDVDAAQIAAPTGFHHALGLQALKAGKHVLMEKPLAATLEEGKALLKALVEARMTKPGLVAQVGHLERFNPAVAALRERGFKPRFLEAVRVSPFPARSLEVDVVMDVMIHDLDLLRALVGRPVVDVEAVGIPVLTPYADLVNARLKFEGGAFATVTASRVARKKERTLRAFGDKEYASLDFATQKLELLRLVMGPEGPQVQPETADIVEGEPLRLEIEAFHAACLGIRQEGVTWEEGQEAMHVADLVQKAVAKSLAEIHQA from the coding sequence ATGTCCAAGCTCCGAGTCGCCGTGGTGGGTGTGGGTCATCTGGGCCAGCACCACGCCCGGATCGCGGCCTCCGCGCCGAATGCCACCCTGACTGCCGTGGTCGATCCGGATCCGGTTCGCGGCCCTGAGATTGCCGCCAAGTTCGGCGCCCCCTGGGCGGCTTCCTTGGACCAGGTATTGGGTGACGTGGATGCCGCGCAGATCGCTGCGCCCACCGGCTTCCATCATGCCCTGGGCCTTCAGGCCCTGAAGGCTGGCAAACATGTGCTCATGGAAAAGCCCCTCGCGGCCACGCTGGAAGAAGGCAAGGCCTTGCTGAAGGCCCTGGTCGAAGCGCGCATGACGAAACCCGGCCTCGTGGCCCAGGTGGGCCACCTGGAGCGCTTCAACCCGGCGGTGGCCGCCCTGCGCGAACGCGGCTTCAAGCCCCGCTTCCTGGAAGCCGTGCGCGTGTCGCCTTTTCCTGCACGCAGCCTGGAGGTGGACGTGGTGATGGATGTGATGATCCACGACCTGGACCTCCTGCGCGCCCTGGTGGGCCGCCCCGTCGTCGATGTGGAAGCCGTGGGCATTCCCGTGCTGACGCCGTATGCAGATCTGGTGAACGCCCGGTTGAAATTTGAGGGCGGCGCCTTCGCCACCGTCACCGCCAGCCGCGTGGCCCGCAAGAAGGAGCGCACCCTGCGCGCCTTCGGCGACAAGGAATACGCCAGCCTCGATTTCGCCACGCAGAAGCTGGAACTGCTGCGTCTCGTCATGGGCCCCGAGGGCCCCCAGGTGCAGCCGGAAACCGCGGACATCGTCGAGGGCGAACCCCTCCGCCTGGAGATCGAAGCCTTCCATGCCGCCTGCCTGGGCATCCGCCAGGAAGGCGTCACCTGGGAGGAAGGGCAGGAAGCCATGCACGTGGCCGACCTGGTGCAGAAGGCCGTGGCCAAGAGCCTGGCGGAGATCCATCAGGCCTGA